From Paraglaciecola sp. L1A13:
ATATTAGAGTCGTTATTTTTATATTAAATAAAAATATGTAATAAATTCAATTGTTTATTTGTATAATTGAATTTCATTCATCGAAGTTAGGATCCCATATTTACTTATGCACAGTTTAAAGGGATAATTGAAGTATATTCAGTGTTTAGTGTTGGATATTTAGTCGTTTAAGCCTTTTTTTGTCAATCTTCTTTTTCTGTCTTCTTAAATCGGTCTTTGTTTTTTTCCTCTATATTGTTGGCTCGGAGTAGTTTTTTAATGTCTTTATGGAATCGTTGCCTTGAAAGGCTTCAGCAAGATTTGCCGACTCAGCAATTTAGTATGTGGATAAGACCATTAATTGCTAATGAGGAAACAGCTTCTATTACGCTTTTTGCACCCAATCGGTTTGTATTAGATTGGGTTCGTGATAAATATATTGCACAAATTGAGGCCCTATTCGCAGAGTTCTGCGCCACTGATTCTGTACCTCAGCTGAGGATAGAAGTAAGATCTTCGGCGAATGTTCAACAAAGTCAGTCCTTCAGCTCAACGCCCAGCGCAAGCGCCAGTTCTTCGGTTGTAGAGAACAGTATTAAATCCCTACAAAGACACCAGGCCGCGCGCAGTAATGTTCAAGCTGATACGATAAGTCCACCAAACCCTAAAATTGTGGCGTCTCATAAAAGTAATATTAACTTTAATTATAAATTCGATAATTTTGTTGAAGGTAAATCGAATCAGTTAGCGCGGGCAGCTTCGCGACAAGTAGCTGATAATCCTGGTAAGGCTTATAACCCGTTGTTTATTTATGGCGGTACAGGCTTAGGTAAAACTCACCTTTTGCATGCTGTTGGTAACGGTATTATTGATAATAAAAAAGATGCGACGGTAGTTTATATGCATTCCGAGCGATTTGTTCAAGATATGGTAAAAGCCCTGCAGAACAACGCTATTGAAGAGTTTAAACGTTATTATCGTTCTGTTGATGCATTGCTTATAGATGATATCCAGT
This genomic window contains:
- the dnaA gene encoding chromosomal replication initiator protein DnaA; protein product: MSLWNRCLERLQQDLPTQQFSMWIRPLIANEETASITLFAPNRFVLDWVRDKYIAQIEALFAEFCATDSVPQLRIEVRSSANVQQSQSFSSTPSASASSSVVENSIKSLQRHQAARSNVQADTISPPNPKIVASHKSNINFNYKFDNFVEGKSNQLARAASRQVADNPGKAYNPLFIYGGTGLGKTHLLHAVGNGIIDNKKDATVVYMHSERFVQDMVKALQNNAIEEFKRYYRSVDALLIDDIQFFANKERSQEEFFHTFNALLEGNQQIILTSDRYPKEIDGVEDRLKSRFGWGLTIAIEPPELETRVAILMRKALENKIVLPDEVAFFIAKRLRSNVRELEGALNRVIANANFTGRPITIDFVREALRDLLALQEKLVTIDNIQKTVAEYYKIKMADILSKRRSRSVARPRQMAMALSKELTNHSLPEIGDAFGGRDHTTVLHACRKIVQLREESHDIKEDYQNLIRTLSS